The following are from one region of the Stigmatella ashevillena genome:
- a CDS encoding amidohydrolase family protein, whose protein sequence is MLDGHFVIDAVTHAYNLHPSNYRAGRYAESLAQLIFGLHNTFSDDAYRIPEPERFLKNWSVRELAHMLFAESDIDLAVYHVLPLQTLYHDGLCSYEKALTIKRRYPDRFLIYAGVDPLRGTAALEDLEQQVETLQPNGLKLYPAAWLGESFRHTGWRMDDARIAFPLFERALKLGIKNVAVHKGLPMGAVPIEAYKVDDIGGAADAFPGLNFEIVHGGMAFLDETGMQLSLFPNVYVNLEVTGALIVKRERWFAEALAALLKWAGPARIMWGSGAVFCHPQPAIHKFWHHFQLPADLVSVAGMQVTPEIKRMILCDNYARYAGIDIAAHKARLANDSFSKLHGGTRAAPYSFQGDGHDD, encoded by the coding sequence ATGCTTGATGGTCATTTCGTGATTGATGCGGTTACTCACGCCTACAACCTTCACCCCTCCAATTACCGCGCAGGCCGGTATGCCGAGTCGTTGGCCCAGCTCATCTTCGGGCTGCACAACACCTTCTCGGACGACGCGTACCGGATTCCAGAGCCGGAGCGGTTCCTCAAGAACTGGTCGGTCCGGGAACTGGCGCACATGCTCTTCGCCGAGAGTGATATCGACCTGGCCGTCTACCATGTCCTGCCGCTCCAGACGCTCTACCACGACGGGCTGTGCTCGTATGAGAAGGCGCTGACCATCAAGCGGCGCTATCCGGATCGCTTTCTGATCTACGCGGGGGTCGATCCCCTGCGCGGCACGGCGGCATTGGAGGATCTCGAGCAGCAGGTGGAGACGCTCCAGCCGAATGGCTTGAAGCTCTACCCCGCGGCCTGGCTGGGCGAGTCCTTCCGTCATACCGGCTGGCGCATGGATGATGCGCGCATTGCGTTTCCGCTCTTCGAGCGGGCCCTCAAGCTGGGCATCAAGAACGTCGCGGTCCACAAGGGGTTGCCCATGGGGGCTGTTCCCATCGAGGCCTACAAGGTGGATGACATCGGCGGCGCGGCGGATGCCTTCCCCGGACTGAACTTCGAGATCGTCCACGGGGGCATGGCGTTCCTCGATGAGACTGGAATGCAGCTGTCGCTGTTTCCCAACGTGTACGTCAACCTGGAGGTGACCGGGGCGCTCATCGTGAAGCGCGAGCGCTGGTTCGCCGAGGCGCTGGCCGCGCTGCTGAAGTGGGCGGGCCCAGCACGCATCATGTGGGGCTCGGGCGCGGTCTTCTGCCACCCGCAGCCGGCCATTCACAAGTTCTGGCACCACTTCCAGTTGCCGGCCGATCTGGTGAGCGTCGCGGGCATGCAGGTGACGCCAGAGATCAAACGAATGATCTTGTGCGACAACTACGCGCGCTACGCAGGCATCGACATCGCAGCCCACAAAGCGCGCCTGGCCAACGACAGTTTCTCCAAGCTGCATGGCGGCACGCGGGCGGCGCCCTACAGTTTCCAGGGGGATGGCCATGACGATTGA
- a CDS encoding ABC transporter ATP-binding protein — MADVVIRVESLSKNYRVGSETVHALRGVNLEIRRNEYVAVMGPSGSGKSTFMNLIGCLDIPSGGQYWLNGQPVAGMDESELARIRNREIGFVFQSFNLLPRASALDNVALPLVYSGVKKRIRRERAAGMLERVGLGARKDHRPNELSGGQRQRVAIARALVTQPALLLADEPTGALDSRTGEEIMALFGELHIQGQTLMLVTHEADIAEHAKRILYLKDGVIERDNRRSE, encoded by the coding sequence ATGGCGGACGTGGTCATCCGGGTCGAGTCCCTGAGCAAGAACTACCGGGTGGGCTCTGAGACCGTTCACGCGCTGCGCGGGGTCAACCTGGAGATCCGCCGCAATGAATATGTGGCCGTCATGGGTCCGTCTGGCTCTGGCAAGTCCACCTTCATGAACCTCATCGGCTGCCTCGACATCCCCAGCGGAGGACAATACTGGCTCAATGGTCAGCCGGTGGCGGGCATGGATGAATCGGAGCTGGCGCGGATCCGCAACCGGGAGATCGGCTTCGTCTTCCAGAGCTTCAACCTGCTGCCCCGCGCCAGCGCGTTGGACAACGTGGCGCTGCCGCTCGTGTACTCGGGCGTGAAGAAGCGGATCCGGCGCGAGCGCGCCGCGGGGATGCTGGAGCGGGTCGGTCTGGGCGCCCGCAAGGATCACCGCCCCAACGAGCTGTCCGGTGGCCAGCGTCAGCGCGTGGCCATCGCGCGCGCGCTCGTCACCCAACCGGCCTTGCTGCTGGCGGACGAGCCCACAGGCGCGCTCGACAGCCGGACGGGCGAGGAAATCATGGCCCTCTTCGGAGAGCTGCACATCCAGGGACAAACCCTGATGCTGGTCACCCACGAGGCCGACATCGCGGAACACGCGAAGCGGATTCTCTACCTCAAGGATGGCGTGATCGAACGGGACAATCGGAGGTCAGAGTGA
- a CDS encoding ABC transporter permease: MLILEILLVAIDAVIANKLRSLLTMLGVVIGIAAVITMVALGEGAQRSVQARLGTLGANVLTVRPGQSFSGGVGRGQAMLSVEDAEALRANPRAIQAVSPELEGRIQVQYGASNANLSILGSWPTYFAVNNTQMETGRLFTEQEDKGRRRVAVLGALVGAQLGGVSSASLVGETIRIGGVPFEVIGVLKEKGSQGFSNPDESLYIPLSTAQLRVLGTDRVRSIAVQAASEGQMSEAMAEIDQILRREHRIRPGQDADFNIRDQASLLTTIQETTKTFTLLLAGIAAISLLVGGIGIMNIMLVSVTERTREIGLRKALGARPNDILFQFLIESLVLCLAGGALGLLLGVGGSYALKQIAGWDTAVAPESVVLAFVFSGGVGVFFGIWPARRAANLTPIESLRYE, from the coding sequence ATGCTGATCCTGGAAATCCTCCTCGTCGCCATCGACGCGGTCATCGCCAACAAGCTGCGCTCCCTGCTCACCATGCTGGGCGTGGTCATCGGCATCGCGGCGGTCATCACCATGGTGGCGCTGGGAGAAGGCGCCCAACGCTCGGTCCAGGCCCGGCTGGGCACGCTGGGGGCCAACGTGCTCACCGTGCGTCCCGGGCAATCGTTCTCGGGCGGCGTGGGGCGAGGCCAGGCCATGCTCTCCGTCGAGGACGCGGAGGCGCTGCGGGCCAACCCCCGGGCCATCCAGGCGGTCTCGCCGGAGCTGGAAGGGCGCATCCAGGTCCAGTACGGCGCGAGCAACGCCAACCTGTCCATCCTGGGCTCCTGGCCCACGTACTTCGCGGTCAACAACACCCAGATGGAGACGGGCCGACTCTTCACGGAGCAGGAGGACAAAGGACGGCGCCGGGTGGCGGTGCTGGGCGCGCTGGTCGGCGCACAATTGGGCGGTGTGTCCTCCGCCTCGCTCGTCGGGGAGACAATCCGGATTGGCGGCGTGCCCTTCGAGGTCATCGGGGTGCTGAAGGAGAAGGGCTCCCAGGGCTTCTCCAATCCGGACGAGAGCCTCTACATCCCCCTGTCCACCGCGCAGCTGCGCGTGCTGGGCACCGATCGCGTCCGCTCCATCGCCGTGCAGGCCGCGAGCGAGGGACAGATGAGCGAGGCGATGGCCGAGATCGATCAGATCCTCCGCCGTGAGCACCGGATCCGCCCCGGGCAGGACGCCGACTTCAACATCCGCGATCAGGCCTCTCTGCTCACCACTATCCAGGAGACGACGAAGACCTTCACCCTGCTGCTGGCCGGCATCGCGGCCATCTCCCTGCTGGTGGGCGGCATCGGCATCATGAACATCATGCTCGTCTCGGTGACGGAGCGGACCCGGGAGATCGGTCTGCGCAAGGCGCTGGGAGCCCGGCCGAATGACATCCTGTTCCAGTTCCTGATCGAGTCGCTCGTGCTGTGCCTCGCCGGAGGCGCCCTGGGACTGCTGCTGGGGGTGGGCGGCTCCTACGCGCTCAAGCAGATCGCCGGCTGGGACACGGCGGTGGCCCCCGAGTCCGTGGTGCTGGCCTTCGTCTTCTCGGGCGGTGTCGGCGTGTTCTTCGGCATCTGGCCCGCCCGGCGTGCGGCGAACCTCACGCCAATCGAGTCGCTCCGGTACGAATAA
- a CDS encoding SET domain-containing protein: MTDLTPKKRSSSKTASPGRPPPFELRESSIQGRGAFATRRIRKGARITEYIGEHITQEEADARYDDESMERHHTFLFNLDEKTVVDGAVNGNDARFINHSCDPNCQAFIEEDRIFIYALRDIAQDEELCYDYAYERAEGMDDDSESLYVCRCGAKNCRGTILAPPKPPERARPVKKAAKRTHQRVAKEHNPRGPKGPRSQRTSRKGSGGRKRA, encoded by the coding sequence ATGACCGACCTCACACCGAAGAAGCGAAGCTCCTCCAAGACCGCCAGCCCTGGGCGTCCTCCTCCCTTCGAGCTGCGCGAGTCCTCCATTCAGGGGCGTGGCGCATTCGCCACCCGGCGCATCCGCAAGGGCGCGCGCATCACCGAATACATCGGCGAGCACATCACCCAGGAAGAGGCGGACGCGCGCTACGACGACGAGTCCATGGAGCGCCACCACACCTTCCTCTTCAACCTGGATGAGAAGACCGTGGTGGATGGGGCGGTGAACGGCAACGACGCGCGGTTCATCAACCACAGTTGTGATCCCAACTGCCAGGCGTTCATCGAGGAAGACCGCATCTTCATCTACGCCCTGCGCGACATCGCCCAGGATGAGGAGCTTTGTTACGACTACGCCTATGAGCGGGCCGAAGGGATGGACGACGACTCGGAGTCGCTCTACGTCTGCCGCTGCGGAGCGAAGAACTGCCGGGGCACCATCTTGGCGCCGCCCAAGCCGCCCGAGCGTGCCCGGCCGGTGAAGAAGGCCGCCAAGCGCACCCACCAGCGCGTGGCGAAGGAGCACAACCCCCGGGGCCCCAAGGGACCCCGGAGCCAGCGCACCTCGCGCAAGGGCTCCGGGGGCCGCAAGCGGGCGTAA
- a CDS encoding DUF423 domain-containing protein, whose amino-acid sequence MMRMWIVLGAANAFLSVAAGAFGAHALKARLSQDLLAIFETGARYHMYHALGLLAVGLLAQSRPSALLSGAGWAMLAGIVLFSGSLYALALSGVRALGAITPLGGVGFLVGWALLALGAWRQTG is encoded by the coding sequence ATGATGCGGATGTGGATTGTCCTGGGGGCGGCCAACGCGTTCCTGTCGGTGGCGGCGGGAGCATTCGGGGCCCATGCACTGAAGGCCCGGCTCTCCCAGGATCTCCTGGCGATCTTCGAAACCGGAGCCCGCTACCACATGTACCACGCGCTCGGGCTGCTCGCCGTCGGGCTCCTGGCACAGTCCAGGCCCTCTGCCCTCCTTTCGGGAGCGGGCTGGGCCATGCTGGCCGGCATCGTTCTCTTCTCGGGGAGCCTGTACGCGCTGGCGCTCTCCGGCGTCCGGGCGCTCGGGGCGATCACCCCCCTGGGGGGCGTGGGTTTCCTGGTCGGCTGGGCCCTGCTGGCCCTCGGGGCCTGGCGCCAGACGGGGTGA
- a CDS encoding efflux RND transporter periplasmic adaptor subunit: protein MSALKKAIFIIGVLALVGAGVYFVRSRAQKPAPGSTLPTIAAERRNLEVVAEASGLLEPIRVVEVKSKASGEVLRVLFETGQRVEQGTLLAEIDPRDVQNALTQAEADLESARVTLSTVTAQRERMEALRASGVVTQQEYETAINSAATARATQVRTQTNLQLARERRLDVTIRAPIGGTILSRSVEPGQIIASATSNVSGGTTLFTMADLSEMQVRAKIDETDIGKIYPGQPTRVTLEAYAGRTFTGNVVKVEPQAVVEQNVTLFPVLIRLKNPEGLLKPGMNAEVAIEIASRRDVVTIPTTSVVEGRQVAATATLLGLDPVAVRAELQPPGGRSRGEGPPAPATPTDGGTTGEATPEGAAADGGTADGGTAPESPRNARQRGNTDTRFGVVFIQDAAGLRARRVSLGLSDWEYTEVVNGLEAGEQVLQVSTAQMQQQQQKDLDRFKQRAGGVIPGSGGGGARGGGPR, encoded by the coding sequence GTGAGCGCGCTGAAAAAAGCCATCTTCATCATCGGAGTGCTCGCCCTGGTGGGGGCGGGGGTGTACTTCGTGCGGAGCCGCGCGCAGAAGCCCGCCCCGGGGAGCACCCTTCCCACGATTGCGGCCGAGCGCAGGAACCTGGAAGTCGTCGCCGAGGCCTCCGGGCTGCTGGAGCCCATCCGGGTGGTGGAGGTAAAATCGAAGGCCTCGGGCGAGGTGCTCCGCGTTCTCTTCGAGACCGGCCAGCGGGTGGAGCAAGGCACCCTGCTGGCCGAGATCGACCCCCGCGACGTGCAGAACGCCCTGACGCAGGCCGAGGCGGACCTCGAATCCGCCAGGGTGACGCTGTCCACGGTGACCGCCCAGCGCGAGCGCATGGAGGCCCTGCGCGCCTCGGGTGTCGTCACCCAACAGGAATACGAGACCGCGATCAACTCGGCGGCGACCGCGCGTGCCACCCAGGTCCGCACCCAGACCAACCTGCAACTCGCCCGGGAGCGCAGGTTAGACGTGACCATCCGCGCCCCCATCGGCGGCACCATCCTGTCCCGCAGCGTCGAGCCCGGGCAGATCATCGCGTCCGCGACCTCCAACGTGTCCGGCGGAACCACGCTGTTCACGATGGCGGATCTGTCGGAAATGCAGGTCCGTGCGAAGATCGACGAGACCGACATCGGGAAGATCTACCCCGGCCAGCCCACCCGGGTGACGCTGGAAGCCTATGCAGGCCGGACGTTCACGGGCAACGTGGTGAAGGTGGAGCCGCAGGCGGTCGTGGAGCAGAACGTGACCCTGTTCCCGGTGCTCATCCGCCTGAAGAACCCCGAGGGGCTGCTCAAGCCCGGGATGAACGCCGAGGTCGCCATCGAGATCGCCAGCCGCCGGGATGTCGTGACCATCCCCACCACCTCGGTGGTGGAAGGGCGGCAGGTGGCAGCCACCGCCACCCTGTTGGGACTGGACCCCGTAGCAGTACGTGCGGAGCTGCAACCTCCAGGGGGCCGCTCCCGGGGAGAAGGGCCTCCCGCCCCGGCCACCCCCACGGACGGAGGGACCACCGGCGAAGCGACACCGGAGGGAGCGGCGGCGGACGGGGGAACGGCGGACGGAGGAACCGCCCCCGAGTCCCCGCGAAACGCGCGGCAGCGGGGAAACACAGACACCCGCTTCGGGGTTGTCTTCATCCAGGATGCCGCAGGGCTGCGCGCCCGGCGCGTCTCGCTGGGCCTGAGCGACTGGGAGTACACGGAAGTGGTCAACGGCCTGGAGGCGGGCGAGCAGGTGCTTCAGGTCTCCACGGCCCAGATGCAGCAGCAGCAGCAGAAGGACCTGGACCGGTTCAAGCAGCGGGCAGGCGGGGTGATTCCTGGCTCGGGCGGCGGTGGCGCTCGCGGCGGGGGACCGAGGTGA
- a CDS encoding PAS domain S-box protein → MDQWALRFFESSTELLAVLHPDGRILQANAAWRGAVGWPPEALKAGGCRSFVHPEDLEAMDAQLRGLGGREGRADLYCRWRCQDGSWVRLSWRVVSSGEEGLLFCTVKPPEPPELTPEAGSWSMSDSLPFGLYLLEARSDRILYANHRFCQMAGIEEVEALIRQGSLSHSQLIQHHLSAQNAKAFFQAVANQGTPPPIGLQEREVMLASGRLLRRLSTPMTTADGKMSSVLYLFEDVTERRRTENALLSSEQNFHKLIEGMPDGVFVHRNRRFIYVNNSLRMALGYEHVRELIGKPIWSIVHPDDLGVVRERVHTVADMREIAPLEEIRYLRRDGSWYDAESTGVPVEFDGEEAVVVIARDITERKRMQAQLLQTDRMALVGTLAAGVGHEINNPLSYVLANLNLALEALRLPTQECECSLEAAGTPGYAANLREMEELLQEAQEGATRVRNIVRDLKSFSRQDAERRTEVDVQESLDFSIKMASVELRHRAHLIRKYEPVPSVYADTSRLGQVFLNLLMNAAQAIPEGSTTGNHITVWVRPGPPGQVAVDVSDTGAGISPEVQDRIFDPFFTTKPVGIGTGLGLSICHGIIRSLGGEIFVRSELGKGTTFTVLLPAASPSWKPVPLASAVPARRAGSSGRILVIDDEPAVGRSLARLIGSPHQVTVVESGRDGMAKLSSSEPFDVVVCDLMMPDVTGMDVYERVCEARPELAGRFIFITGGSFTPRARQFLESVPEQWLEKPFDEQQLHLFIEKALNSH, encoded by the coding sequence ATGGATCAGTGGGCTCTTCGCTTCTTCGAGTCGTCAACCGAGCTGCTTGCCGTGCTCCACCCGGACGGGAGGATTCTCCAGGCCAATGCCGCCTGGAGGGGCGCGGTGGGCTGGCCTCCCGAGGCATTGAAGGCCGGAGGCTGCCGGAGCTTCGTGCATCCAGAGGATCTCGAGGCCATGGACGCCCAGCTGCGCGGGCTGGGGGGCCGTGAGGGGCGTGCGGACCTGTATTGCCGCTGGCGGTGTCAGGATGGTTCCTGGGTGAGGTTGTCCTGGCGCGTGGTGTCCTCGGGGGAGGAGGGGCTGCTGTTCTGTACGGTGAAACCCCCGGAGCCCCCCGAACTCACGCCAGAGGCCGGGTCCTGGAGCATGAGCGACAGTCTGCCTTTCGGGCTCTATCTCCTGGAGGCACGCTCGGACAGGATCCTCTACGCCAACCACCGCTTCTGCCAGATGGCGGGCATCGAAGAGGTGGAGGCGCTGATCCGGCAAGGCTCGCTCTCTCATTCCCAGCTGATTCAGCACCACCTCTCGGCACAGAATGCGAAGGCCTTCTTTCAGGCCGTGGCCAACCAGGGGACGCCGCCGCCGATCGGGCTGCAAGAGCGTGAGGTGATGTTGGCGAGCGGAAGGCTCCTGCGCCGGCTCTCGACGCCCATGACCACGGCCGATGGCAAGATGTCCTCCGTCCTCTATCTGTTCGAGGATGTCACCGAGCGTCGGCGCACCGAGAATGCGCTCCTGTCCTCGGAGCAGAACTTCCACAAGCTCATCGAGGGCATGCCGGACGGTGTCTTCGTGCACCGGAACCGGCGATTCATCTACGTCAACAATTCCCTGCGGATGGCGCTCGGCTACGAGCACGTGAGAGAGCTCATCGGCAAGCCCATCTGGAGCATCGTCCACCCGGATGATCTCGGCGTTGTCCGGGAGCGCGTCCACACGGTGGCCGACATGAGGGAGATCGCCCCGTTGGAGGAGATCCGCTACCTGCGGCGGGATGGCTCCTGGTACGACGCCGAGAGCACGGGGGTGCCCGTCGAGTTCGATGGCGAGGAAGCCGTGGTGGTGATCGCGCGTGACATCACCGAGCGCAAGCGGATGCAGGCGCAGCTGCTGCAAACCGACCGGATGGCGCTGGTGGGAACGCTCGCCGCAGGGGTCGGACATGAAATCAACAACCCCCTGTCTTACGTGCTCGCCAACCTCAACCTGGCCCTGGAGGCGCTGCGGTTGCCCACCCAGGAGTGTGAGTGCTCCCTGGAGGCGGCCGGGACGCCTGGGTATGCCGCGAACCTCCGGGAGATGGAGGAACTGCTCCAGGAGGCTCAGGAGGGGGCCACCCGGGTGCGCAACATCGTGCGCGATCTCAAGAGCTTCTCCCGGCAGGATGCGGAGCGAAGGACCGAGGTGGATGTGCAGGAGTCGCTCGACTTCTCCATCAAGATGGCCTCGGTCGAGCTGCGTCACCGGGCGCACCTCATCCGGAAGTACGAGCCCGTGCCGTCCGTCTACGCGGATACCTCTCGCCTGGGGCAGGTCTTCCTCAACCTGTTGATGAACGCGGCCCAGGCCATCCCCGAGGGGAGCACCACCGGCAACCACATCACCGTCTGGGTCCGCCCGGGTCCGCCTGGCCAGGTGGCCGTGGATGTCAGTGACACCGGCGCGGGCATCTCTCCCGAGGTGCAGGACCGCATCTTCGATCCGTTCTTCACCACCAAGCCCGTGGGGATCGGAACGGGGCTGGGACTCTCCATCTGCCATGGAATCATCCGCAGCCTGGGGGGGGAGATCTTCGTGCGCAGCGAGCTGGGCAAGGGCACCACCTTCACCGTGCTGCTGCCAGCGGCTTCTCCTTCCTGGAAGCCGGTTCCTCTGGCTTCGGCCGTGCCAGCACGCCGCGCCGGGTCCAGTGGCCGCATCCTGGTCATCGACGATGAGCCCGCGGTGGGGCGCTCGCTCGCGCGCCTCATTGGCTCTCCGCATCAAGTGACGGTCGTGGAGAGCGGACGCGATGGCATGGCGAAGTTGTCCTCCTCCGAGCCATTCGATGTCGTCGTCTGCGACCTGATGATGCCGGACGTCACGGGGATGGATGTTTATGAACGGGTATGCGAAGCCAGGCCTGAGCTGGCCGGGCGCTTCATCTTCATCACGGGGGGCTCGTTCACCCCGCGCGCGCGCCAGTTCCTGGAGTCCGTCCCGGAGCAATGGCTCGAAAAGCCGTTTGACGAGCAGCAGCTTCACCTGTTCATCGAGAAGGCCCTGAACAGTCATTGA
- a CDS encoding DUF4032 domain-containing protein — translation MPPIGLTAIQIRQGHPDFLDLPWHLPLNEWEGKSTRLVQVPRGLSRHEVLFVSYGKVIYALKELPPRLGQREYEALRGLEERELPAVMAVGLVRARTLSEDAAGEETSVLITRFLEGSLPYRTLFMNQGLERYRERLLDAMASLLVRLHLGGFYWGDCSLSNTLFRRDAGELQAYAVDAETSEIHEKLSDGQRQQDLLIMEENVAGGLADLAAVVQLPRALDVYETGPHIRKRYEQLWEEINKEIPVAKNESYRIHERIRALNDLGFSVGEVDLVANPGVSDHLRMRTIITDRNYHRHQLHNLTGIVAEERQATLLLNELQELRATLTRELNRSIPLSTAAFRWLEERFHPTIQQLQPVVGTTEVSEVYCQVLEHKWFLSEREKKDVGLQRAIVDYMELRKRQKDLTMSMLLLGGPASPLPARPEPAPIRAGDGRQEPTGGGA, via the coding sequence ATGCCGCCCATCGGACTTACGGCCATCCAGATCCGCCAGGGGCACCCAGACTTCCTCGATCTGCCCTGGCACCTGCCGCTCAACGAATGGGAGGGCAAGAGCACCCGGCTCGTCCAAGTGCCGCGCGGCTTGTCCCGCCACGAAGTGCTCTTCGTCAGCTATGGCAAGGTCATCTATGCCCTCAAGGAACTGCCCCCGCGCCTGGGACAGCGCGAGTACGAAGCGCTCCGGGGGTTGGAGGAGCGTGAGCTTCCCGCGGTGATGGCCGTGGGGCTCGTCCGGGCCCGCACCCTGTCGGAAGACGCGGCGGGGGAAGAGACCAGTGTGCTCATCACCCGCTTCCTGGAGGGCTCATTGCCCTACCGGACCCTGTTCATGAACCAGGGCCTGGAGCGCTACCGCGAGCGGTTGCTGGACGCGATGGCCAGCCTCCTCGTGCGTCTGCACCTGGGGGGGTTCTACTGGGGGGATTGCTCGCTCTCCAACACGCTCTTCCGCCGGGACGCGGGAGAGCTTCAGGCCTACGCCGTGGACGCGGAGACGTCCGAGATCCACGAGAAGCTGTCGGATGGGCAGCGCCAGCAGGACCTGCTGATCATGGAGGAGAACGTCGCGGGGGGGTTGGCGGACCTGGCGGCGGTGGTGCAGCTCCCCCGGGCGCTGGACGTGTACGAGACGGGTCCTCACATCCGCAAGCGCTACGAGCAGCTCTGGGAGGAGATCAACAAGGAGATCCCCGTCGCGAAGAACGAGAGCTACCGCATCCATGAGCGGATCCGCGCCCTGAATGATCTCGGCTTCTCCGTGGGCGAGGTGGACCTGGTGGCCAACCCGGGGGTGAGCGACCACCTGCGCATGCGGACCATCATCACGGACCGCAACTACCACCGTCACCAGCTCCACAACCTCACGGGCATCGTGGCGGAGGAGCGGCAAGCCACCTTGCTGCTCAACGAACTCCAGGAACTCCGGGCCACGCTCACGCGCGAGCTCAACCGGAGCATCCCCTTGAGTACCGCCGCGTTCCGCTGGTTGGAGGAGCGCTTCCACCCCACCATCCAGCAGCTCCAGCCCGTGGTGGGCACCACCGAGGTCTCCGAGGTGTACTGCCAGGTGTTGGAGCACAAATGGTTTTTGTCCGAGCGGGAGAAGAAGGACGTAGGGCTCCAGCGGGCCATCGTGGACTACATGGAGCTGCGCAAGCGCCAGAAGGATCTCACGATGAGCATGCTGCTGCTCGGAGGGCCGGCCTCTCCCTTGCCTGCTCGCCCGGAGCCCGCGCCAATTAGGGCGGGCGATGGCCGCCAGGAGCCCACGGGGGGCGGGGCCTAG
- a CDS encoding TolC family protein, translated as MKLLALGFLVLAAPGTSQAQQEPAWVSMTLEEALERALKQNPQVIQAAGSIRTAKASERSAFGAYLPSLSASANSTLSSSDRLNPDTGTIISGSNDSYSAGLSASWDVFTGGRRSSARRQAQAELQSAEAQLTAQRFGVAQSVQSAFFEALRAAELMAVTQSRIELAQQGITAAERRLAVGSATRSDVLRAQLELNTARESLLQQESQRYTAALTLGRLTGLEQPVAPSTSAPIEPTPLTVSREELMNTLLAKAPSVRSAEAALTAAEASITSAKAQYLPSVGLSAGYNWFNEDLALTGGRTSWSVRLGLSYPIFDGFLREEGVVRARTQAEVAQAQLADAQHAVRTETERVLSLLKLAEERVVLSRQAVEVAQEDLRVQQERYRLGATTILELLTSQTALVAAQNNLVGLRFDYLLSRAELESIAGRKL; from the coding sequence ATGAAGCTTCTGGCCCTGGGGTTTCTCGTCCTGGCGGCCCCTGGGACCAGCCAGGCACAGCAAGAACCGGCCTGGGTGAGCATGACGCTCGAGGAGGCGCTCGAACGGGCACTCAAGCAAAACCCTCAGGTCATCCAGGCGGCGGGGTCCATCCGCACAGCCAAGGCCTCGGAGCGAAGCGCTTTCGGCGCCTACCTGCCCAGCCTGTCCGCGAGCGCGAACAGCACGCTCTCCAGCAGTGATCGCCTCAACCCTGATACGGGAACGATCATCTCGGGCTCCAATGACTCCTACAGCGCGGGGCTCTCGGCCTCCTGGGATGTGTTCACCGGTGGTCGGCGGAGTTCCGCGCGGAGGCAGGCCCAGGCGGAACTCCAGTCCGCGGAAGCCCAGCTCACCGCCCAGCGATTCGGCGTGGCCCAGTCCGTCCAGAGCGCCTTCTTCGAGGCCCTGCGCGCCGCGGAGTTGATGGCGGTGACCCAGTCCCGCATCGAGCTGGCCCAGCAAGGCATCACGGCCGCCGAGCGCCGTCTGGCGGTCGGCTCGGCGACCCGCTCGGATGTCCTCCGCGCACAGCTGGAACTCAACACGGCGCGCGAGTCCCTGCTTCAGCAGGAGAGCCAGCGCTACACGGCCGCCCTGACCCTGGGCCGTCTCACCGGGTTGGAGCAACCCGTGGCCCCGTCGACGTCGGCCCCCATCGAGCCCACGCCCCTCACCGTCTCGCGGGAGGAGCTGATGAACACCCTGCTCGCGAAGGCCCCCTCGGTGCGTTCCGCGGAGGCGGCGCTCACCGCCGCGGAGGCGAGCATTACCTCCGCGAAAGCCCAGTACCTGCCCTCGGTGGGCCTGTCCGCGGGCTACAACTGGTTCAATGAAGATCTGGCGCTGACGGGAGGCCGGACGAGCTGGTCCGTGCGGCTGGGCCTGTCCTACCCCATCTTCGATGGCTTCCTGCGCGAGGAGGGGGTGGTCCGGGCCCGGACCCAGGCGGAGGTGGCCCAGGCCCAGCTCGCGGACGCGCAGCATGCCGTCCGCACCGAGACCGAGCGCGTGCTGAGCCTTCTCAAGCTCGCCGAGGAGCGGGTCGTGCTGTCGCGGCAGGCAGTGGAGGTGGCGCAGGAGGATTTGCGCGTCCAGCAGGAGCGGTACCGGCTGGGGGCCACCACCATCCTGGAGCTGCTCACCTCCCAGACGGCCCTGGTCGCGGCCCAGAACAACCTCGTAGGGCTGCGCTTCGACTACCTGCTTTCCCGCGCGGAGCTCGAGTCCATCGCCGGGAGGAAGCTGTGA
- a CDS encoding metal-sulfur cluster assembly factor, giving the protein MTIEEELLGQIESIPDPCSLATGVPLGIREMGLIQALEYAGGRVTVRMQITSPMCMMAAYFMREIEQRLAARADVQSVHVVFDHELNWKPEDISAEARQRLLERRIRTLGGRLLPSPSSG; this is encoded by the coding sequence ATGACGATTGAAGAGGAGTTGCTCGGCCAGATCGAATCCATTCCGGATCCTTGCAGCCTCGCCACGGGGGTGCCGCTGGGCATTCGCGAGATGGGACTGATTCAGGCCCTCGAGTACGCCGGAGGCCGGGTGACGGTGCGCATGCAGATCACCTCACCCATGTGCATGATGGCGGCCTATTTCATGCGGGAGATTGAGCAGCGTCTGGCCGCACGCGCGGACGTCCAATCCGTTCATGTGGTGTTCGACCATGAACTCAACTGGAAGCCCGAGGACATCTCCGCCGAGGCGCGCCAGCGGCTGCTGGAGCGTCGCATCAGGACCCTCGGCGGGAGGTTGTTGCCAAGCCCTTCCTCCGGATGA